In the Phaeobacter piscinae genome, ATCGCAGAGCCAACAGGAGAAGGCGCCCCTGAGGCGCCTTTTCTTGTGACTGACTGCTACAGGTTGGAAAGGGCCTTATTAGGGCTTTGGATGATCGTCCCACTCATCGCTTAGGATGCGGCGGGCGTCCCCTTCAGGATCATCATATTGATTCGAACGTACGGTATAAAGGAACCCGACAAGGCCAACGCCTCCCAGGAACAGGGATATCGGGATCAGATAGGTCAGTACGCTCATCAAAACTCTCTTGGTCTGGATCAGCCGCAGCCTGCGCGGGTCACTAACGCAGGCGCAGCGCGTTCAGGGATACTGTAATCGACGAGGTCGACATCGCCAAGGCGGCCACCAATGGGGTCGCAAGCCCAGCGACTGCGAGGGGAACTGCGATCACATTGTAAAGCGTCGCAATGCGGAAATTCTCGCGGATGCGGCGGGTGGCTTTCTGGGCAACGGTGCAGGCTTCAGCGATAGGTGACAGATCCTGCCCAAGCAGAACAATATCTGAGGCCACCCGTGCTGCATCCAGCGCTGAGGCCGGCGAAATGGAGACATGGGCCGCCGCCAGCGCTGCCGTGTCATTAAGCCCATCGCCTACCATCAACACCCGATGCCCCTGCTGAGACAACAGTGATACTTGGTCACATTTGTCTTGTGGCAAGGCTGCGGCAATCCAGCTCTTAATTCCAAGACGCGTTGCAAGATCACAAACCGCCCCCTCTGCATCACCGGAGATCAGCCAGACATCTTTGCCCGCGTTCAAAAGCGCCCTAACGGCGTCAGCAGCGCCGGGCCGCAGACTGTCGGAAAACGTCAGAGCCTGCGGTGCGCCTGCCCCCCGATCAAGATAGGCCGCTGTCTTCTCCCCCGGTTCGGCTCCGACCCAGGCCGCACGACCAAGACGCACACGTTGCCCCCCATACAAGGCTTCACTGCCATATCCGGGAACTTCTTCTTGTGCCGTCACGACGGCCGCCTTGATCCCGGCCTGCGCGGCCGCACGGCAGATTGCGACTGACAGCGGGTGGTCCGATCCCTGCGCCAACGCATAGGCCAGCCTCTGGTCCGACAACGACAATTGGTCGAAATCATCACAGCGCGGCTGCCCGTTGGTCAGCGTGCCGGTTTTATCGAAAACGACGGTATCCACCTCAGCCAGACGTTCCAGCGCGGTTGCATGTTTGATCAACATACCTTTTTTGAACAAACGGCCCGAGGCTGCCGTGGTCACCGCAGGCACCGCCAGCCCCAGCGCACAGGGGCAAGTGATGATCAAGACAGCTGCCGCGATATTCAGCGCGACCCGCATGTCGAAGGTGAAGAGATACCAGCCGAGGAAGGCCAGCCCCGACAGAATGTGAACCCCCGGCGCATAAAGCTTTGCCGCACGATCCGCCAATGAGGTATAGCGCGAGCGTCCGGATTCCGCGATGGCGACAAGATCCGCCAGCTGATGCAGAGAGCTTTCGTTCCCGACCGCCGTCGCGCGGATCACCAAGGGACCGGTCAGATTGACCTCACCCGCAGAAACCGAGCTTCCGACTTCGGCAAAAACCGGCAGCGTTTCGCCGGTCAGCAGGGATCGGTCCAGTTCAGACTGCCCCTCCAGCACGACGCCATCTACGGGCATTCGCCCACCTGGGCGCACAAGAATATGGTCATCAATGACCAGATCTGCGACCGCCACTTCCACCGGTTGCCCCGCCGAATCCAGGCGTAGCGCACGCGGCACTTCCAGGGCGGCCAATTCCTCCGCAGCGGACCGGGCGACCGCGCGGGTGCGATGATCCAGATACCGCCCGGCCAGCAGGAAGAAGGTCAACGTCAGCGCCGCATCGAAATACGCATGCTCTCCGGACAGGGAGGTCTCCCACAGCGATGTCAGCAGGGCCAGAACAATTGCCAGAACAATCGGCACGTCCATGTTCAACCGCCCCACCCGAAGGGCTTGCCAAGCATTGCGAAAGAACGGCTGCCCCGCAAACAAGATCGCCGGGAAGGTGATCGCCGCAGAGATCCAATGGAACATATCGCGGGTAGCGTCGCTCGCCCCGGACCAGACCGAAATCGACAGCAGCATCACGTTCATGGAGGCGAAGAAGGCAACCGCCAACCGCATCAACAGGTCACGACCGGCCTGATCTGTCTGGGTTGCACTTAGCGCCGCGAGGTCCAGCTCGTGCGCCTCGAACCCCAAGCGTTCCAGCACCGGCACCAGATCCAATGCGCGCACGTCGGGGTCCGCCTCAATCAGCGCGCGCTTCAGTGTGAGATTCACCCGTGCGCTCCGCACGCCCGGCACCGCGTTCAATCCGCGCTCAACGGTTGAGATACAGGCCTGACAGTGAATGCTGGGCAGTGACAGCGCCAGACGCGCCTCCGTTGGCGCCTGTTCTACTGTGCCATTTGGTGCGGCAACGCAGCCCGGACAGGCCGCAAGCTGAGGGCGGACGGCGGTGCTCATCGTTTACCGCGCCACATGCAGGATGACACGCTGCGTAAACTCCGTACCGTCCTCCGCCCGTGCGACCATTCGGATGTTCCAGTTTCCAGCGCTCAACTCAGCCGGAGCAACATAAGCCGTGCCGTCAAACCGGAAATCCGGGGTCTGGTCGTCCTTCACATGGGTCGCACGGCCAAGGGTCGCGCGCAACGCGGCGACCTCAACCGGGGCACCATCGACATCGGTGATTTCCAGTTTCACCTGATCGCCGATAGCCGAGGCATAGACCGACCAGCCCAGCGCCTGCTGCGCATCGCGGCGGGCATCAAAGCTCTGGCTGGCGACATAGCTGTTCTTCACCTCAAGCCCCGGAAAGGTGCGCACCGCATTGACCGCCAGCGCAATATTGACGCCGATAATCACGGTGAACGCCCCGCCAAAAACCATGAGCATGTGCCAGCCGGTGAACTGCCGTGATGTTTTACCTTCACTCATTGCCCGGCTCCCCGCCCGTTAAAGCTGGTATCCTTATACGCGCGCTCTCCGTTGTCGAGATCAGCGACCCAGATCCGTACTGGCGTACTGCGTGCAGATGCAGCCTCGGCGGTTTTTGGTGCCACGATATAGACCCGCTGAAGGAAGCTGGTATCCGCAGGTACGGTGACAATCGTGCCATCGACCCCTTCCAGTTCCAGTTGCATTGCAGGCTCCCCCTTGATCGACAGCTCAAACGGACGAGGCTCACCAGTCTTGTTGCGCAGCCGAACGTCGTAGGTGTTGCGGATCGATCCGTCGGAGAGGGTCACAAAGGTCGGGTTGCGCACCGGAGCAACCGTCAGTTCGATGTCAGAGCGGATGAACAGGGCAAACAACAGCGCCAGACCAACACTCCCCCATAGCGCCGTATACATGATGGTCCGCGGCCTCAGGATGTGTTTCCAGATGTTCTTCGGGGGATGTCCTGCGCGCTCATTCGCCTCATCGCTCAGCGCCATGTAGTCGATCAATCCGCGCGGCTTGCCGATCCGCTCCATCACATCATCACAGGCATCGATACAGAGGGCGCAGGTAATACATTCCATCTGTTGCCCATCGCGAATGTCGATCCCCATCGGGCAGACATTGACGCAGGCCATGCAGTCAATGCAGTCGCCATGCACCAAACCGGGCTCATCGGTCTTGCGAGGCTTGCCACGTGGCTCTCCGCGCCATTCGCGGTAGCCTACGGTCAAAGTATCTTCATCCATCATCGCGGCCTGAATACGCGGCCAGGGGCAGGCATAGATGCAGATCTGCTCTCGGGCAAAGCCGCCAAAAAGGAAGGTGGTGCCGGTCAGAATGGCCATCGTGGTATAGGCAACGGGGTGGGCCTGACCCGTCAGAAGATCCCGCAGCAGGGTTGGTGCATCCGCAAAGTAGAACACCCATGCGCCCCCGGTTGCGAGCCCGATCAGGAGCCAGACGACCCATTTGGTAACCCGCAGCCGCGCCTTTCGGAAATCCAGCTTTTTCTGGCGATGCAGACGCAATCGTGCGTTTCGATCCCCTTCGATCCAGCGTTCCACCAGAATGAACAGGTCGGTCCAGACAGTCTGCGGACAGGTGTAGCCACACCAGACACGGCCAAGCGCCGAGGTGAACAGAAACAACCCCAGACCGGCCATGATCAGCAGGCCGGCGACGAAGTAGAACTCATGCGGCCAGATTTCGATCCAGAAGAAATAAAAGCGCCGGTTGGCAAGATCCAGCAACACCGCCTGATCCGGCAGTGCCGGGCCCCGGTCCCACCGGATCCAGGGCGTCAGGTAGTAGATCCCCAGCGTCACCGCCATGATATACCATTTCAGGTTTCGAAACGGCCCGGACACACGGCGAGGGAATATCGGCTCATGGGCGGCATACAGGCTGGGGGCGGGATCGGAATCGCTCACGGACTCACTCCAAATCTTGCTTTGTTGCAGCGGTTGTCCCAGATGCGCCACGGACGAACCTTGACGTGGATCAAACGCATATACGGAACGCATCTTTGCCGCTACTCGGACGCCGTCAACCGGGCGCGGCATTCTGTCCGAAATTACAGCACCCACCATAATCTCATATAATACAGGTGTTTACATGTTATTGCGACAAGCCCCCGCGCGTCGCCGCGTCGCAGATGTGACACCAGAGCGCAGGCTCATTCGCTAAGCACCTTCTCTCTGAGAAAGAGCATAGCGTGATCGCTGCGCGCTGGGTAGCGCGGCGTTCACAAGGACACATCAGCCCTGTCAGTCTTCTGGGAGCGTCAGGGCGTCGGCTTTTCAGGAAACGCGCGAACAGATCGAAAAGCCGACGCCGGGTCCGCCCCTGCAAAGCAGGAGGGCGAACTGGACAGCCATCGGCGCTGGAAAGGGCGAACCGACGGCACTGTCTCAAGAAGGGATATTACCCAGAAACGCTGCTTGGGTATTTGATAGGGATCAAAGACCCGTAAAATAGGTGCTGCGATTTCAGCGATCCGTAAAAACCCGAGCCGGAACATCCGGCATCAGTGCGTTATCGCCGCCAGGCAGCGCCGGCACAGCCCCGCGCCGGATCGCAGCCACTCGGTGGTTCATCCAATGACGAATGATGTTTCGGTAGAGCCACCCCCGCCCCCCAGTCAGTGCCTGTTCATATTCGCCAAAGAACGCATCCGGACTGTCGAAAACACCAAGATCGCCATTGATACCGGTTCGCTGAATGTAGGTATCTCGCCCCTGCCAGCTGACCATTGGCGCTTGCAGACAATCGGTCCCCGCGCCATAGGCACATAACGACGTCCGGCCCGGAAACGCCGCTTGCAACGAACCCAAGACCTGCTGATCTAGAATGAACCCCTCAAGATTGATCCATCGGGCGTCCAGACGAACCTCAACCCAAGAATGCAGGATGTTGCGTGGTGCCATCCAATACACAAGTTCAGGCACTATTCCGCGTTGTAGGCTCTTGTCGATGGTGAACCCGTGCAGTCGACACGGGATACCAAGCGCGCGCAACACGGTCATCAGCAGCGTCGCCTTTGTGTTGCACTGACCGTAGCCATCCGCAAGTACCAACGAGGCGGGGCGCGTGTCGGCCACATTATAGCCAAACAGGATCTCATCGCGGACGTAGTCATAGGCTGCACCGATCCGTTCATGAGGGGACAGCTGCTGCCAGCCACGTTCTGAGATCAACGCAGCTATCGCTGGTGCCTTGCTGTCGAGCATCGGTGTTACGTCAAGAAAACGGGTATTGGGCATGAGATCACCTATTTGATTGCCCACCCCTGCTACATCCTACAGTGACTGTAGCTTCAAGGGGAAAATCAACCATGTGCCAACATGCTGAACCGGAACGGGGCCGCCCAAAGGCAGCCCCGCTTGATGCTGATACTGTATGAAAGGGCGCAGCCCTATTCACCGCCACCCAATTGGTGCACATAGGCGGTGACCGCGCGGATCTGGGCCTCTGTCAGGCGCGCATTCCAGTTTGGCATGACCCCGTAACGCGAGTTGTAGACGGTTTCGGTCAGTGTCGCGTGATCCCCACCATAGAGCCAGATGGCATCTGCGAGATTCGGCGCCCCCTGGGAGCGGTCACCGGTGCCATCGTCCATGTGGCAAGAAGCACAATTGTCCGCGAAGATCACAGACCCCGCCTCGACCTTGGCGGCATCCTGAGGTTCACCCGAAAGAGACATCACATAGTTCACGACCTGATCAATCTCTTCCTTCTCCAGCAACTCATCCCGGCCAAAGGCTGGCATCTCAGAGTAGCGCGCATCGTCGCTCTCTTCATTGCGGATACCATGGGCGATGGTGGCGTGGATGTCCTCCATCGACCCGCCCCAAAGCCAGTCGTCATCCAGAAGGTTCGGATACCCTTTCGCCCCGGCTGCGCCAGCGCCGTGACATTGGGCGCACCAGGTCTTGAACACCGCCGAACCAGCCGAAACCGCATAGCCGTTCAACTCGGGATCGGTGGTGATATACGCCAGCTCAATCTCCTCCAGACGGCTGTTGATCGGGGCGTTGGCCTCGTTCACAGCTGCGATTTCCTCAGCGACCAGCGCCCGGGAGTTCCAGCCCAACACACCGGCTGTTGCCGATTGGATCCCCGGCCAGGCCGGGTAGGCAACGGTATAGCCGATGGCCCAGATAATGGTCGCATAGAAGGTCCAGAGCCACCAGCGCGGCATCGGGTTGTCGAATTCCTCGATTCCATCCCAGCTGTGGCCGGTGGTGTTCGGGTCGTCCTCGAACTTCTTCACTTTCTTGCTCATGACCGCGCCTCCTTGGCTTTACCCATTTCTGGGGCGGGTTTGTCTTCATGCCGGAAGGGGATGTTGGCGGTATCCTTGTAAACCTTGGTGCTGCCGGGGCGAAACGCCCAGACCACCACGGCCAGAAAGAACACAAACAGGAAGAGCAGCATCCAGCTGTCGGCGAATTCCCGAAGCAGAGTATAAATGTCCATGTCTGCCTCCAATCAGCGGTTGGCGACGGGGGTAAAGGTCGAGAAATCAACCAAGGTCCCCAGCATCTGCAGATAGGCGATCAAAGCGTCAGCTTCGGAGATCCCGGGCTGACCGTCGAAGTTCCGGACGCTGACCTTTTCGCCATAGCGCTCCAGCAGGCCGTCATAGTCGGCATCAGGATTGCTTTGCGCACGAAAGTCTGCCTGTGCGTTCTCCAGCATCCCTTCGGAATACGGCACCCCGACAAACGCATTCGCCGCCATCACATCACCGATGTATTCACCATCAATCCGGTTGTTCTCAAGGAAGCCGTACTTTGGCATCACGGATTCCGGCACCACCGACTGCGGATCGCGCAGGTGATCGACGTGCCATTCGTCCGAGTAGCGACCGCCCACACGGGCCAGATCCGGACCGGTTCGCTTTGATCCCCATTGGAACGGGTGGTCATACATCGACTCTGCGGCCAGCGAATATGGTCCGTAACGTTCGACCTCATCGCGCATGGGGCGGATCATCTGACTGTGGCAGACGTAGCACCCTTCGCGGATGTAGATATCACGCCCGGCCAGCTCCAGCGGGGTGTAGGGACGCATGCCTTCCACCTCTTCGATGGTGTTTTCCAGCCAGAACAGCGGTGCGATCTGGACCAGACCACCGATGGTGACAACTAGGAAGCTACACACCAGCAGGAGGGTCGCGTTGGTCTCGAGGATTTTGTGTTTGTCGAGAATTCCCATTGCTCGGGCCCTCCTTATTCAGCAGGGACTGCGACGGTCAGGCTGGCCTCTTTGGCCGGCGCACGCCGTACAGTCATCCACAGGTTGTAGCACATGATCAGGGCACCAGCGAGGAACATGACCCCACCCAGAGCGCGCACCACGTACATCGGGAATTTCGCAGCCACCGTGTCTGCAAAGGAGTTCACGAGGAACCCGTTGGCATCGACTTCACGCCACATCAGGCCTTCCATGATGCCGGTCACCCACATGGATGCCGCGTAGAGAATGATGCCAATGGTGGCCAACCAGAAATGCCAGGACACCAGGCTGAGGCTGTAGAGACGCTCGCGTTTCCACAGAACCGGCACCAGGAAGTACAGCGCACCAAAGGTGATCATGCCGTTCCAGCCAAGCGCGCCGGAGTGAACGTGACCAATGGTCCAGTCGGTGTAATGCGACAACGAGTTCACGGCACGGATCGACATCATCGGACCTTCAAAGGTGGACATGCCGTAAAAGCCGATCGAGATCACCATCATCCGGATCACCGGGTCGGTGCGCAGCTTGTCCCAGGCCCCGGACAGGGTCATCAGACCGTTGATCATGCCACCCCAGCTGGGCATCCACAGCACGATCGAGAACACCATACCAAGGGTCGAGGCCCAATCCGGCAGAGCGGTGTAATGCAGGTGGTGCGGACCCGCCCAGATGTAGAGGAAGATCAATGCCCAGAAGTGGATGATCGACAGCTTGTATGAGAACACCGGACGCTCAGCCTGCTTCGGCACGAAGTAGTACATCATGCCAAGAAAACCCGCGGTCAGGAAGAAGCCCACAGCGTTGTGACCGTACCACCATTGCACCATCGCGTCCTGCACGCCCGACCACATGATCACCGATTTGGAACCCCAGATACTGACGGGGATCGTCATGTTGTTGACCAAATGCAGCATGGCAACGGTCACGATGAACGCAAGGTAGAACCAGTTTGCCACATAGATATGCGGCTCCTTACGCTTGATCACGGTGCCCAGGAACACCGCCAGATAGGCCACCCAGACGATGGTCAACCAGAGATCAACATGCCATTCCGGTTCTGCATATTCCTTGGACTGGGTTGACCCGAACAGATAGCCGGTCGCCGCCAGCACGATGAACAGCTGATAGCCCCAGAACACAAACCACGCCAGATTACCCCCCCAGAGACGGGCGGCCGAGGTGCGTTGCACCACGTAGAATGAGGTCGCGATCAGCGCATTGCCACCAAAGGCAAAAATCACTGCCGAAGTATGCAGAGGCCGCAGCCGCCCGAAGTTGGCCAGCCCCTGCGCCCACTCAAAGTTCAGGACCGGGAAGGCCAACTGGAAAGCGATGAAGACACCCACCAGAAACCCGACCACGCCCCAGAACGCGGTTGCCACCACACCGGCGCGCACCACACTGTCAAAGTACTCGCCCTGCAGCGATCCCGTTGCAACCACAGGCTCATCGGTGTGTCGAAGGGTGTATAGAAACAGCCCGCCAGCCACGATCATGATGATGATCGCATGAACCTGATAGGCCAAATCCCGCGCATAATTGGTCGCGATCATCGCGAAGAGCGTGACCAAACCAAGCACGATTAGCTTGATATAATTAGACATCTTGCGTCCCTTTTCCTTGCCCGACACGATTCTCTGGTCCGCGTCAGACAGTTTTTTCTGAGCCCTAAATGCAAAACTGCGCCAGACAACGCCTTGATCTGTATCAAGACAGTTTGCCGCAGAATGTGAGAAGCACCTTCATAATGACGCAACTCGCGGCACAACCACAAGTTCGTTGCGGTCGCACATATCCCTGCGAGGTTAATATGTCCTACAAGACACTGCTGACTGTTCTGACCACCCCCGCAAACACCGACACTCAGCTGGAGCAGTCGATCTCATTGACCCGGCTGGCCGACGGCCATGTTGACGCACTGTGCCTTGGCGTGGATCGCACCCAAACCGGCTATTACTACGCTGGTGCCAATGCGATGGTGCTGCAAGAAACCCTGGCCCGTGCCAAGGAAGAGGTCAGTGGCATCGAAGCTACTGCGACCGAGCGTCTGACCCGGTCAGCGGTCAGCTTTAACGTTGAGACAGGTGTCGCACAGATGGCTGATATTGGCCGCCACGTTGCGCGTTTGGCGCGGTTTTGTGATCTTGTTGTGCTGGGCCAGCCCTACGGCAAGGACCGTCCCGCCGAGGCGGAGGCCATTGTCGAAGCGGCCCTTTTCGAAGGCCGCGCGCCTGTGCTTGTGGTGCCGGATGATGCGCCCCTGCCCGCGCAGCCAAAAACCGTATTGGTGGCTTGGAACGAAAGCATCGAAGCCATGACCGCTATTCGCAAAGCACTGCCAATGCTACAGGCGGCGGATGTGGTGCGCGTCGTTGTTATCGACCCGCCGCAGCACGGACCGGAGCGCTCAGATCCGGGCGGGTTGCTGTGCCAGATGCTGTCGCGCCATGGGGTCAAATGCGAGATTGATGTGCTCAGCAAAACCATGACCCGCGTCTCGGACGTGTTGAACCGACATGCAGTCGATACAGCGGCAGATCTGATCGTGATGGGGGCCTACGGGCATTCCCGTTTCCGTGAGGCGATCCTGGGCGGTGCAACCCGCAATATGCTGGAGAAGGCAAAAGTGCCGGTTATGATGGCCCACTAATGCAAGGGCTCAAGTAAGAAGGGGGCGACACGTTCGGCCCCTTCGCTTCCTCAAGGAGTGGTCAGATCAGGCAGCCGCCGTCGCTGTCATCTCCCGCCTCTTCCATAAGGCGCCCCATGTCAGGCACGGTCACATGCCGCTTGCCTTCAAGCTCAATCACGCCGTCCTTGCGCAGGGCGGAAACTTGGCGGCTGACGGTTTCCAGCGTCAGCCCCAGATAGTCTGCCATAGCCTCGCGGGTCAGCGGCAGATCAAAAACGCGACGGTTGCTGTCTTTGTGGAGCTGCAAGGAGGCATCGCGCCGGGCCAGAATAGACAACAAGCTGGCGATCTTTTCGCGCGCCGTTTTACGCCCTAGAACCAGCATCCATTCCCGGGCAGCGTCCAGCTCGTCCAATGTCATCTCAAGCAGACGATGCGCCACATGCGGGGTATGGGCCATCATCTCTTCAAACGGTTTCTTGCGAAAACAGCACATGACCACGGTGGAGGTTGCCACCACATTATAAGCTGCCGTATCGCGTCCGGGTCGGCCAACAAAATCGCTGGGCAGCAGCAGACCAACCATCTGGGTCCGCCCGTCCTCCATGGTCTGCGTCAGGGTTGCGATGCCCGAGACAACGGAGCCTACAAAATCCATCCGGTCACCGGACCAGGTGATTGGTTGGCCCGCATCATAGGTGCGATAGTATTTGATCGAATCCAACACCTCTAGCTCATCCGCATCACAGCGCGCACAAACGGCACGGTGACGAATAGGGCAATCGCCGCAATTGACGTTCTGAATGGTAGGAGTGTTCATGAGAGGTCCGATTTGATCTGCGCTAAGGCTAATGCTCACCTGGCAGTGTCAATTTAAACATGTGCGGCGTAAATCACAATTGGCGACTCCGCGTTAGTCTTTAGCTTGCGAAGCGACTGCAGCCGTAGTTGCCAACGACGGTGACGCTTCACGCTCCAACAAAGACAATGATTTACCCGTTTCAACGGGCCAATGACTGTGGCTCTATAGCCGGATGCGCCATTCTGTCGCGACAATCAAAGCGCAAAACTGTGCAGCGCCGGAAATGCTTGCGCGAACCGCAGCCTACCCGGCTGCGGCCAGAAGTTGCTGCGTGTAGGGATCTGACGGATTGTTGAACAGGTCAGCGGCCGATCCCGCCTCAACCACATCACCCTGCTTCATCACGATCATCTTGTGTGACATGGCCCGTACCACATTCAGATCATGCGAGATGAACAGATACGCGAGCCCATACCGCTCCTGCAGGTCGCGCAACAGATTGACGATCTGCACCTGCACAGTCATGTCCAGTGCCGATGTTGGCTCATCCAGCACCACCAGTTTCGGCCGCAACACCATCGCCCGCGCAATCGCAATCCGTTGCCGCTGGCCACCTGAAAATTCATGCGGGTAGCGATCCATAAATGCCGGATCCAACCCCACCTCAGCCATCACCTCAGCGACCAGATCCCGCGGATCACGGTCCTGATCCACATTGTGAATAGCCAACCCTTCGGAAATGATCTGCGCACAGGTCATTCGCGGGCTAAGTGCCCCGAAAGGATCCTGAAACACGATCTGCATATCCGCCCGCAATCGGCGCAAATCGCGGGTTGACCACTGCCGCAAATCCTGTCCTTGAAACTCAACCCGCCCCTCAGAGGCGATCAGACGCATGATGGCCAATGCCAGCGTGGTTTTGCCGCTGCCACTTTCGCCCACAATGCCCAACGTCTCACCCGCGCGGACCGAAAGCGACGTTGGGTTTACCGCCTTCACATGGCCGACAGTGCGTTTCAGTAAGCCTTTTTGAATGGGAAACCACACCTTCAGATCTTCGGTGCGGATCAGCTCCTGGGCATCCTCCGGCACCGGTTGAGGCTGGCCAGTCGGTTCGGCATCCAGCAGTTTGCGCGTGTAGGGATGCTGCGGATTAGCAAAAATCTCAGCCGTGGGACCGCTTTCAACGATCTCACCCGCCTGCATGACGCAGACGCGATCCGCGATCCGGCGGACAATGCTCAGATCATGGGTGATGAACAGCAACCCCATGCCCTCGCTGGATTTCAGATCCGCGAGCAGGTCGAGGATCTGCACCTGAATGGTGACATCAAGGGCAGTTGTCGGCTCATCCGCGATCAGGATATCGGGTTTGTTGGCAAGAGCCATGGCGATCATCACCCGCTGGCGCTGCCCGCCGGACAACTGATGCGGATACGCGTCCAGACGGGTCTCTGCGTCCCGGATACCAACCCGGTTCAACAGATCCACAATCCGCTCCCGCGCCGCCGTGCCGCCAAGCCCCTGATGCAGAGCAAGCGACTCTGCCAACTGTTTCTCAATCGTGTGCAGCGGGTTGAGAGAGGTCATCGGCTCCTGAAAAATGAAGCTGATATCATTGCCTCGTACCTGCCGAAGATGGCGCTCACTGGCGCCGACCATCTCGGTGCCATCATAAGTAACGGAACCAGTGACCGTGGCGCTGTCACCCAGCAGTGAGACTGTCGACAGCGCCGAAACCGATTTGCCGGAACCGCTCTCCCCCACCAACGCGACCGTCTCCCCGCGGCCCACCGAAAAGGACACACCGCGCACTGCCTCTGTCACCTTGCCATCCTGGCGGAAGGAAACCCGCAGATCGCGGACATTCAGGAGCTGAGAGGTGTCAGTGTTCATGAGAATGTCTTTCTCGGATCAAAGGCATCGCGCACCCCTTCAAAGATGAAGACCAGCAGGGACAGCATGATCGCAAAGGTGAAAAACGCGGTGAAAGCGAGCCAGGGCGCCTCTAGGTTCTGCTTGGCCTGCAATGTCAGTTCCCCAAGCGACGGCGCGGAGGATGGCAGCCCAAAGCCAAGGAAATCCAGCCCAGCAAGCGTCCCGATGGTGCCGGTCACGATAAACGGCAGAAACGTCAGGGTCGCAACCATTGCATTCGGCAGCATATGGCGGAACATGATGGTCATATTGCCCACCCCCAATGCCTTGGCCGCGCGCACATATTCCAGATTGCGGGCACGCAGGAACTCCGCCCGGACCACGCTGACCAAGGCTGTCCAACTGAACAGGATCATCAGTACCACCAATAGCCAGAAACTGCGTCCCAGAATGGCGAACATGATGATGATGACGTAGAGCTGCGGGATGGAGCCCCAGATCTCAATCACCCTCTGGAAAATCAGATCTAGCCAGCCACCAAAAAACCCCTGAACCGCACCCGCTGCGATCCCCAC is a window encoding:
- the ccoS gene encoding cbb3-type cytochrome oxidase assembly protein CcoS; the encoded protein is MSVLTYLIPISLFLGGVGLVGFLYTVRSNQYDDPEGDARRILSDEWDDHPKP
- a CDS encoding heavy metal translocating P-type ATPase; translation: MSTAVRPQLAACPGCVAAPNGTVEQAPTEARLALSLPSIHCQACISTVERGLNAVPGVRSARVNLTLKRALIEADPDVRALDLVPVLERLGFEAHELDLAALSATQTDQAGRDLLMRLAVAFFASMNVMLLSISVWSGASDATRDMFHWISAAITFPAILFAGQPFFRNAWQALRVGRLNMDVPIVLAIVLALLTSLWETSLSGEHAYFDAALTLTFFLLAGRYLDHRTRAVARSAAEELAALEVPRALRLDSAGQPVEVAVADLVIDDHILVRPGGRMPVDGVVLEGQSELDRSLLTGETLPVFAEVGSSVSAGEVNLTGPLVIRATAVGNESSLHQLADLVAIAESGRSRYTSLADRAAKLYAPGVHILSGLAFLGWYLFTFDMRVALNIAAAVLIITCPCALGLAVPAVTTAASGRLFKKGMLIKHATALERLAEVDTVVFDKTGTLTNGQPRCDDFDQLSLSDQRLAYALAQGSDHPLSVAICRAAAQAGIKAAVVTAQEEVPGYGSEALYGGQRVRLGRAAWVGAEPGEKTAAYLDRGAGAPQALTFSDSLRPGAADAVRALLNAGKDVWLISGDAEGAVCDLATRLGIKSWIAAALPQDKCDQVSLLSQQGHRVLMVGDGLNDTAALAAAHVSISPASALDAARVASDIVLLGQDLSPIAEACTVAQKATRRIRENFRIATLYNVIAVPLAVAGLATPLVAALAMSTSSITVSLNALRLR
- a CDS encoding FixH family protein codes for the protein MSEGKTSRQFTGWHMLMVFGGAFTVIIGVNIALAVNAVRTFPGLEVKNSYVASQSFDARRDAQQALGWSVYASAIGDQVKLEITDVDGAPVEVAALRATLGRATHVKDDQTPDFRFDGTAYVAPAELSAGNWNIRMVARAEDGTEFTQRVILHVAR
- the ccoG gene encoding cytochrome c oxidase accessory protein CcoG — protein: MSDSDPAPSLYAAHEPIFPRRVSGPFRNLKWYIMAVTLGIYYLTPWIRWDRGPALPDQAVLLDLANRRFYFFWIEIWPHEFYFVAGLLIMAGLGLFLFTSALGRVWCGYTCPQTVWTDLFILVERWIEGDRNARLRLHRQKKLDFRKARLRVTKWVVWLLIGLATGGAWVFYFADAPTLLRDLLTGQAHPVAYTTMAILTGTTFLFGGFAREQICIYACPWPRIQAAMMDEDTLTVGYREWRGEPRGKPRKTDEPGLVHGDCIDCMACVNVCPMGIDIRDGQQMECITCALCIDACDDVMERIGKPRGLIDYMALSDEANERAGHPPKNIWKHILRPRTIMYTALWGSVGLALLFALFIRSDIELTVAPVRNPTFVTLSDGSIRNTYDVRLRNKTGEPRPFELSIKGEPAMQLELEGVDGTIVTVPADTSFLQRVYIVAPKTAEAASARSTPVRIWVADLDNGERAYKDTSFNGRGAGQ
- a CDS encoding transglutaminase-like domain-containing protein, producing MPNTRFLDVTPMLDSKAPAIAALISERGWQQLSPHERIGAAYDYVRDEILFGYNVADTRPASLVLADGYGQCNTKATLLMTVLRALGIPCRLHGFTIDKSLQRGIVPELVYWMAPRNILHSWVEVRLDARWINLEGFILDQQVLGSLQAAFPGRTSLCAYGAGTDCLQAPMVSWQGRDTYIQRTGINGDLGVFDSPDAFFGEYEQALTGGRGWLYRNIIRHWMNHRVAAIRRGAVPALPGGDNALMPDVPARVFTDR
- the ccoP gene encoding cytochrome-c oxidase, cbb3-type subunit III; translation: MSKKVKKFEDDPNTTGHSWDGIEEFDNPMPRWWLWTFYATIIWAIGYTVAYPAWPGIQSATAGVLGWNSRALVAEEIAAVNEANAPINSRLEEIELAYITTDPELNGYAVSAGSAVFKTWCAQCHGAGAAGAKGYPNLLDDDWLWGGSMEDIHATIAHGIRNEESDDARYSEMPAFGRDELLEKEEIDQVVNYVMSLSGEPQDAAKVEAGSVIFADNCASCHMDDGTGDRSQGAPNLADAIWLYGGDHATLTETVYNSRYGVMPNWNARLTEAQIRAVTAYVHQLGGGE
- a CDS encoding CcoQ/FixQ family Cbb3-type cytochrome c oxidase assembly chaperone, with amino-acid sequence MDIYTLLREFADSWMLLFLFVFFLAVVVWAFRPGSTKVYKDTANIPFRHEDKPAPEMGKAKEARS